CACCACCGAGATCATGAAGGAAATGATCGGGCGATCCCTCGGCCTGTGAGCGCCGCCCCCAACCTCCGTACACCCGGCCCGGCCCGGCGAGACCGTTCGGGCCCGGCCGGACCAGAAGGGACCACCGCTTCATGAATTCCCACGACGCGTTCACCGTTTCCACCGCCACCCTGGAGGACTGGTACCAGGTGGCGGAATGGGCGGACGGGGAGGGCTGGAACGTCGGCGACGGCGACGTGGCCTGCTTCCACCCGACCGACCCCGCAGGCTTCTTCATCGGCCGCCTCGGCGCACGTCCCGTCGCGGCCGTCTCCATCGTCAACTACGACGACCGGTACGCCGTCCTCGGCCACTACCTCACCGACCCGGAGTTCCGCGGCCGGGGCTACGGCCTGGCGACCTGGAAGGCGGCCTTCCCGCACTCCGGGAACCGCACGGTCGGCCTGGACGCGATGCCCGCACAGCGAGCCAACTACGAGACGCACGGGTTCAAGGCGGCGCACGACACCGTGCACTTCGCCGGGAGCCCCGCCCGGCCCACCGGGCCCGTACAGGGGGTCGCCCCGGTCACTCCCGAGCACGCCGAGGCCCTGGCCGCCTACGACCGTGGCTGCTTCCCGGCCGACCGGAGCGGGTTCGTCGGCCGATGGCTCACCGCGCCGGGCCGGACCGCCCGCGTCCGGTTGCGCGACGGAGCCGTCGCCGGGTACGGAGTGATCCGTCCGGCCGGTCGCGGGCACCGCATCGGACCGCTCTTCGCGGACACCCCTGAGGACGCCGCCGCGTTGTTCGACGGCCTGGTGGGCCACTTCGGCCCCGGCGAGGAGGTGTCCCTCGACATCCCTGGCACCCACGCCGCTTCGGCGGACCTGCTGACGTCCCGGGGCCTGGCGGCGCAGTTCCACACGGTGCGCATGTACACCGGCCCCGTACCCGAGACCGCCGAAGAGCGGGTCTTCGCCATCACCACTCTCGAACTGGGCTGACCGGGCCGAGTGAGCCCGGGACTCCGTGAACCTCTTCCAACCTGACGGGTGGTTGGGCCGGCAGTCCCGGTGGCGGGCATGAGTGCTTCTTCGGGACGGGCTTGCCGGTGACCGACGAGGTCCAGGACGAGACGGGCTTCGGGGCGCTGTAGCCGTCCGCGTCGGCAGGGCCCTTTCTTGAGCGGGTCCGCGCAGCAGGTCTGGGAATCGCCCCAGACCTGGGGTCCGGGCGGGCCGTACGCGCCGATGTGGCTCGCGCCGGCGTTTCCGTCGGCGTCGGGGGATGCTGTAGCCGGCGCTCCGGAGCGGCCGAGGATCGCAACCACTCCTCCATGCGGTGGAACGCGATGCAACGCCGGCGTAAGCGGTCGCCCCGGCCGCCGGTGGCAGCGTCCTGCCGCATCTCGATACCGTCTTCGCCACGGCTGTGCCCAAGCTCAGGACGTGGCCCCACCCGTTCGGACGGACCGCAAGCTGCGCCGACGGTAGATCCCGCCTGGCCAGGTCGCCGGCGGCTGACTGGACGGGGCGGCTTGGTCGGCGGGCTGGTCCAGCTGCTGGCGGCGCCGCTGTTCGTTTCCGTGGCCTGCGACGAGCTGCGTGAACAGCTTCAGCACCTCGTCCTCCAGGCGGGCCCGTACTCGCTGCACGGGCCGATGCCGAGCCGGACGGCGTTGGCCTCTTCCTCGAAGGCGTCGACGGTCTGCTGGAGGAAGTAGCTGCGCCCGCGGAACTTGTAGCACCCCGTGAACATCGCGGCCACCGTGATGGCGAAGCTGAGGCGGCGCACGGTAGCCGCGGATCCCCGGTTCACGAAACCGGGGATCCGCCGGACCATTGATCACTCCACCGCCACGTCCTGCCAACCCCAGAAGAAGGGACGCCAACCACACCCCGACCTCCGCCGAAGGCCCACGAACTCTAGGCAAGGAGCTTGGCTTGCCGCGGCGGACGGAGGCAGACGAAGTTCCTCAGCCGCCGGCAGGCCGTGGACTGCTTCCGCCGCACCGCCACCACATCACCGCCCAGGCCCAGCAGCACTTCACCCGAGGACGCCGAGAGATCCGCCATCGCTCCCCCGGTCACCTCGCGAGCCGGTGCTGCCGCAGCGCCCGCGCCCTTCCGCCGGCGCGGCGCTCCCGCGTGCCCGGCGACGGAGGCGACGGTCTCCAGGGCGAAGTGGTCGTCGCCGTAGAGCCGGTAGCGGACAAGATCGATGCTGCGCCGGTGCTCGCGTACGGCATAGACGTCGTAGCAGGTGAAGTCGCCAGCGAGCAGATCAGCCGCGGGTTGCTCCACAAGATCTGCCCGGCGGCCTCGTCACCAAGCCGGTCGCGCACCAGGTGCTGGAACTCGGTCCGGTGGTCCACCAGCCCGGACAGGGTAGAACAGGCCCTGGTGGATCACCCCGGCGTCCGTCGCCCGCTTGTACTCCACGACCACCGGCGCGCCGTTCTCGTCCAGGCCCAGCGAGTCGATTCGTCCGCCTTAAACCAGCCTGGTGTTGTATCGCTCGCCAGGAACCGTGCCCCGAGCGTGATCTCCCTATGAGCCTCGACGAAGCCTTGGACATCCGCCTCAACCACCGCCAGACGCGGCATGACCTCCGTCATGTCGCGCTTCGTGCTGAACAACCTCAGCCCCAGCCTCTCTGGTCTCTTGACGCTCGTTTGACGCTCAGGCCCCAGAAATCTTCCGCAGGAAAACGACCCCAAATGGCTTCTGACCTGTGGCTTCCCCAAACACCACTTGCCTCGATGCCTTCCCGATGACGCACACCGTGGAGCGGGGGTGCGTCGAGCCGCAGAGGATCAGTCGCGTCGACGGCTCCCCAACTTGACGGTGTGTGATCGGCTGGCAGCCGCCGGGATGCCGAGTGAGCCAGCTCGGCCACAGTGTCCAGCCGGAGCAGGCCGACCCGTGCTCTGCTGACACGCTCCCCGAGGGCCCGAGTCCCCATGCCCTGGACTGTGGTTGCCGTTGCCGCGTCCTCCCGAGAAAATCAGTCCATTCAAGGGAAAACGGAAGGTCAGTCAACTCCACAGACAACGGGGCTTTTTAACACGGAGTCTCCTTTTACCGAAACCGGGGATTCTCCGAACACATGCGGGAAGGAAGCGCCCCTGCGTGGCGCAGCAGTCTCTTTCCCTCAAGGATGTTATGCCCCGGCCATCCACCCCTGACCTTCGCTTGCCCGGGGGCTGGTACACGACCGAGGAACTCGCCGCGCTGCTGCGGGTCGATCCGTCGACGCTGCGACGCTGGCGCACCGCGCGTCCTCCGCAGGGGCCGCCGTATGTGCCGCTGACGGGCCGTGTCACCCTCTACAGCGCCGCCGATGTCGAACTCTGGCTGTGCGAACGGCGTATCGCGCCCCGCGAGGGTGCCTGATGCTGGCCCAGGCCCTCGTGGCGCGTTCACACGGCCGCTACCAGGCTGGGGCAACCTCGTCGTCTTCGCCGCCGCCACCGCCGTCCTGCGCGACGCCACCCACTGGGACGACGTCGTCACCGCCCTCGGCCACGAACACCTCCGCCGCCACGACCTCCGCCACACCGGCCTCACCTGGTTCGCCGACGCCGGAGTCCCCGCCCACGTCCTTCGCAAGATCGCCGGACACGGGTCCCTGCTCACCACCCAGCGCTACCTCCACCCCGACATGCACAAGATCACCGAAGCGGGTACCGCACTCACCGCCTACCTCAACCCCGTACGCATGCCGGTCAACCTGCCCGTGTCCCCAGCAGCACCCGGCAGACACCGCTAGACCCACTGGTCCCCACATGGTCCCCAAGAAAACGGAAAAGGCGGTACCGGATATCTCCGATACCGCCTACGACCTGCGAAAACGCTGGTCGGGACGACAGGATTTGAACCTGCGACCCCTTGACCCCCAGTCAAGTGCGCTACCAAGCTGCGCCACGTCCCGTTACCCGCCTGACCTGGGCTTTCCCCCTGGCCGAGCGCGCATGAGAACAATACCGCACTTCGACCGGTGGTCACGAACCGCTTCCCGGCGAGCGGGGCGCGTCCAGGGCATTGACCCCCTGTGCGCCCGTATCTACGCTGTGCGACGCAGATGGAAAGCGCTTTCCCCCGTACTCCGCACGGTCCGCCGCCCACCCAGGACATGGGAGCGCCATGACCAGTCGCCGCCGCGCAGCACAGTGGACGCCCCGGACGCGCCGCCGGGACGGGACGGGGCGGCGGGTGGCCCTGGCCGTGGCCGCCGTGGCGGCGCTGCTCGCCGGGCTGGTCGGGCCGGGGCCCGCCCAGGCGCGGGGGACCGGGGCCGCGGCGGCCTTCCGGGTCCTGGTCTTCTCCAAGGTGACGAATTTCGCGCATGCCTCGATCCCTGACGGCATCGCGGCGATCGAGCGGCTCGGGGCGGAGCACGGCTTCGCGGTGGAGGCGACGGACGACGCCACCGTGTTCGGCGACGCCTCGCTCGCCCGGTTCCAGGCGGTGGTCTTCAACAACACCAACTCCACCCCCGCCTCCGGGGCCCTCCTCGACCCGGAGCAGCGCGCCGCGCTCCAGCGGTACGTCCGGGGCGGCGGCGGCTGGGTCGGGCTGCACTCGGCGTCCGCGAGCGAGCGGGACTGGCCCTGGTACGAGGGGCTGGTCGGCGCGATCTTCGACAAGCACCCGCCGGTGCAGACGGGACGGATCAAGGTCCTGGACCCGGTGCACCCCTCCACCCGGGGCCTGCCCGAGCTGTGGGAGCGTACGGAGGAGTGGTACAACTGGCGCACCAACCCCACGGGCAAGGTGCACACCCTCGCCCAGATCAAGGTGCGGGACGGGATCACCGGGCTGGACGAGGGGGTCGACCACCCCTGGTCCTGGTGCCAGAAGTACGACGGCGGCCGGTCCTGGTACACGGCGGGCGGCCATGCCCCGGCGGCCTTCCGGGAGCCCGGTTTCCTCCGTCATCTGCTGGGCGGAATCCGCTGGGCCGCCGGAGCCGAGCCCGGGGACTGCACCGCGAGCCGGACCGGCGCCTTCCAGCGCACCCCCCTGGTCACCGAGGATCTCGCCGACCCCTTCGAGCTGGCCGTCGCCCCGGACCGGCGGGTCTTCTTCATCCAGCGGACCGGCAAGCTCCGGGTGATCGACCAGCGGACCCTCAAGGTGACCACCGCGCTGGACCTCGCGTACACACCGGACATGACCAACCAGTCGGACGGGCTGCTGGGGCTGGCACTCGACCCCGGTTTCGCGACGAACCACCGGCTCTATCTGCTCCACTCCGACCGCACCGAGAAACGGCTGAACCTCTCGCGTTTCACCGTCACCGGGAACACCGTGGACCCCGCGTCCGAGAAGCGGCTGCTCACGATTCCCACCTGGCGGGGCGAGGGCCGGGCCAACTCCCATATGGCCGGTTCGCTCGCGTTCGACCGGGCGGGGCGGCTCCATGTCGCGACGGGGGACAATACGGACCCCTTCGCCTCCGAGGGCTTCGCCCCGCTGGACGAGCGGCCCGGGCGGCGGGCCTGGGACGCCCAGGCCACCTCGGCGAACACCGACGATCTGCGCGGTAAGATCCTGCGGATCGTCCCCCGGGACGACGGCAGCTACACGATCCCGGAGGGGAACCTCTTCCCGCCGGGGACCGAGCGGACCCGGCCCGAGATCTACGCGATGGGGATGCGCAATCCGTTCCGTATCACCACCGACCCGCTGAGCGGGGCCCTGCTCGTCGCCGACTACGGGCCGGACGCGCGGGCCGCGAAGCCGGACCGGGGCCCCGAGGGGACCGTCGAATACACCAGGATCACCGGGGCGGGCAACTACGGCTGGCCGTACTGCGTGGGCGACAACACCCCGTTCCACGACTTCGACTTCGCCACCCGCACCCCCGGCCCGGCGTTCGACTGCGCCCGGCCCGTCAACGACTCGCCCCACAGCACCGGGCTGCGCGAGCTGCCGCCCGCGCAGCCCGCCACGGTCTGGTACACCTACTCCGCGTCGGCGCGCTTCCCGGAGCTGGGCACGGGCGGCGGCGGGCCGATGAGCGGGCCGGTGTACGACTACGACCCGGCGAACGGCTACCGGACCAAGTTCCCCGAGTCCTTCGAGGGGCGGTGGCTGGCGTTCGAGCTGACCCGCAAGTGGTTCAAGTCCTTCTCCCTCCAGCGGAACGACCAGAGCTTCAGCGATCCGCGCTTCCCGCCGGTGCGGGCCGGTGATCTCCACTCCATCAACACGATCTTCGCGGACATGAAGTGGAACCAGCCCTTCGAAGCCGAGTTCGGTCCCGAAGGGGCGCTGTACGTCATCGACTTCGGGCTGGGCAGCGGCACCGGGCGCGGCGGCAGCAACGAGGGCGCCGGGATCTACCGGATCGACCACGTCGGCGACGACCGGCTGCCCGAGGCCCGCGCGGCGGCGGCGCCTGACACCGGGCGGACCCCGCTGACCGTGGCGTTCTCCAGCGCGGGGTCCGGGCTGGCCGATGGGCGGCCGGTCTCCTACGCCTGGGACTTCGACGGCGACGGCACCACCGACTCCACCGAGCCCCACCCGACCCATGTCTACCGGACCAAGGGGGCCTGGACGGCGACGCTGACGGTCACCGGACCCGGCGGGCTGACCGGCTACGCCGTCCGGGAGATCACGGCAGGCAACACCCGTCCGGAGGTGGTCGTGGAGCGGCCCGCCCGGGGCGGGATGTTCTCCTTCGGTGACACCGTCCCGTTCAAGGTACGGGTCCGGGACCGGGAGGACCGCCGGATCGACTGCTCCCGGGTGGTGGTGCAGTCCCAGCTCGGCCATGACAGCCATCTGCATCCGCTGGACAACCACACCGGCTGCCGGGGCGAGATCAGGACCGACGCGGGCGAGAGCCACGGCCCCGGCCAGAATCTGTACTACGGGATCAGCGCCCGCTACGAGGACCGGGGCGCCCCGGGAGCACCCCCGCTCACCGGCTCGTCGGCGCTGACCCTGCACCCGTCGTTCCGCGAGGCCGAGCACCGCACGGCCACCGGGGGCGAGGGCGGCGGCACGGTCACGGAGAGCCGGGCCGACGCCTCGGGGGGCAAGCGGCTGGGCGGGATCCAGCACGGCGACTGGGTCGCGCTGGACCCCGTCTCCCTCACCGGTGTCCGCTCGGTGACGGTGGGCGCGTCCTCCGGCGGCCCCGGCGGTACGGTCGAGTTCCGGGCGGGCGCGCCCGACGGCCCGCTGCTCGGTTCGGTCGCGATCCCGCCGACGGGCGGCTGGGGGCAGCTCGTCTCCCCCACCACCCCGCTGCGGAACCCCGGTGGCACGGTACGGCTCCACGCGGTCTTCACCCGCTCCGAGCCGCCGACCGGGCAGGGCGATCTGCTCGCGCTGGACTGGCTGCGCTTCAACGGGCCGGGGGTGGAGCGGCGGCCCGCGGCCCGGGTGGGGATCGCGGCCGAGCCCGCGGGCGGCGGCGCGCCGCTGACCGTGGCGCTGAGCGGCAGCGTACGACCACGGCCGGGCCGCACGATCGCCGCGTACCACTGGGACTTCGGCGACAACTCCCGCCCGGCGGGTCCCGAGGGCCCCACGGCCACCCATGTCTATCCCCGGTCCGGCGCGTACACGGTGGCGCTGACGGTCACCGACGACCGGGGCGACACCACCACCGCCCAGCTGCCGCTCCGGGTGGACTGATGCGGGTGGACCGGCACCCCGCACCGGCCCGTCCGCCGGTGGAGCGGCCCCCGCACGACGACCCATACGGAACGACCTCATACGGAACGAGACCGTGCGGAACGATGCCGTGCGGAACGATGCCGTGCGGGCGCGGGACGGCGTCCCGGCGAGGGACGCGGAAGGGAGCACCGACGATGGACGACGGGCGGGTACCTCCGGCAGGACGAGGGCTCCCGGGCAGACGGGCGGTGCTCGGCACCGCGCTGGGGACCGCGGCGGCCCTCGCCCTCCCCGCGTCACCCGCGCGGGCCGGTGCGCCGGTCCCCGCCGGGGGCGGCTGCGGACGGCGGCGCATCCCCCGTTCCGGGATCGGCATGCACCTGTACACCATGCGGACCGCGCTCGCCGCCGACTTCGCGGGCACCCTGGCCCGGCTCGCGGAGATCGGGTACGCCACCGTCGGCGTGAGCGGTCGGCACGGCCATGGCGCGGAGGCGATCCGGCGGATGCTGGACGCCGCCGGGCTGCGGGCGGTGCTGGAGCACATCGGGTACGACACCCTGCGGGGCCCGGCGCTGCCGCAGGCGCTGGCGGACCTCCGTACGCTGGGCGCGCGCTGGCCGGTGGTGCCGAGCCTGCCGAGGGCGATGCACACCCCGGCCGGTTTCCGGGAGGCGGCGCGGGAGTTCAACCGTATCGGCGCCGCGTCCCGGGCCGCCGGGCTCGGACCGCTGCTCTTCCACAACCACGGCTCGGACCACGAGGTCGTGGCGGGGGAGCTGCTCTACGACATCCTGCTGGCGGAGACCGATCCGGAGCTGGTCGGCTTTGAACTCGACCTCTACTGGGCGGTCAAGGGCCGGGCCGACCCGCGGACGCTCTTTCTGCGCCACCCCGGCCGCTTCCCCGCCCTCCATGTCAAGGACATGGCCCCGGACGGCGACATCGCGGACGTGGGCTCGGGTGTCCTGGACTTCCCCTCGATGTTCGCCACCGCGGCCGACGGCGGGGTGCGGCAGTGGCTCGTCGAGCACGACCGGCCCGCCGACCCGTTCGCGACGGCGCTCACGAGCCATCGGTATCTCGCGGCGCTGCGGTACTGAGGGACCGGCCGCGCCGGGCCCCCGGGCGCGTTCCCCCGAGCCCGCGCGGACGGGGCACCGGCCTCAGTCCCCGGTGGACGAGGCTCCGAGCAGGGCCCGGACCCGGGCGGCGGCCGTGTGGAACTCCGGCCGCTCCACGGTGGCCGCGTACTCCCGCAGGACCGGCAGGCCGACCTCGACGACCTCCGTGATCGTCCCGGGTCTCGGGCTCATCACCACCACCCGGTCGGCGAGCGCGCACGCCTCCGAGATGGAGTGGGTGACCAGCAGGACCGTGGTCCCGGTCTCCCGCCAGATGCGGTTCAGCTCGGTGTTCATCTGCTCCCGGGTCAGCGCGTCGAGCGCTCCGAAGGGCTCGTCCATCAGCAGGACGGGCGGCCGGTGCAGCAGCGCCCGGCAGAGGGCGACCCGCTGCTGCATACCGCCCGACAGCTCGTGCGGATAGGCGTCCTCGAAGCCCTCAAGGCCGGTCATGGCGATCAGCTCGGCGGCCCGGGCGCGGGCGGTCTCCTTCGGCATCCCGCGGATCTCGGCCTGGAGCAGGATGTTCCGCCGGGCCGAGCGCCACTCCAGCAGGGCGGCGCGCTGGAAGACATAGCCGATGTCATGGCGGGGGCCGTGGACCCGTTCACCCCCGAGGCTCACCTCGCCGCCGGTCGGCCGCAGCAGCCCCGCGACCAGTTTGAGCAGGGTGGACTTGCCGCAGCCCGAGGGGCCGACGATGGCCAGGAACTCCCCGGCGGCGACGGTGAGACAGACCCCGGTCAGCGCGGTGACCTCACGGCGCCGGGTGCGGAAGCGGACCTCCACCCCGTCGATCCCGACCGCGCCGGCCGACGCCCCGCCGCCCGCGCGGCCCTTCGCCGGACCCTCCCCGGTCGCCCCGTTCCTCGTCACGCTGCCTCCGGTCGTGCCGCCGCCGTCCACGCCATCTCCGTGCCCTCCCGGCTCCCGGCCGTTCAGCCCCGCGGCGCGAGGGCGCCGTCCCAGTACGCGCGGACCGGGCCGGGCTTCTCGACCAGCCCGGCCCGGGTGAAGACATCGATGGTCTGCCGCCAGTCGGCCTCGGTGTTGACGCCCGGCGCCCTGCCCCGGGTCGCCGGGGTGTTCAGCAGGGTCAGCGTCGTGGCGAACTGCTCCTTGAGCACCTTCGCGGGCGGCAGTTGCCCGCTCGCGCCCGCCATCGCGGCCACCGCGTCGTCGGGCGCCTTCTTCGCGGCGGCGAACGACTCGCTCACCGCTGCGGCCATCCGCCGGGCCACCCCGGCGCGCCGGGAGATCAGCCGTTCCCCGGCGACGAGGCCATTGGAGTAGAAGGTGAGCCCGTGCTCCGAGAAGCGCAGATAGCCGACCTTCCGCCCGGCCTTCTCCTGCATGGTGGGGCCCTGGTCGCTGGCGTAGCCGAGCAGCCCGTCGGTACGGCCCGAGAGCACCGCGGCGATCTTGCCCGCCGGGTCGGTGTTCTGGACGGTGACATCGGACGCGCTCAGTCCGTTGCGTTCCAGGAAGACGGGGAAGGTTTTGGAGAGCGCGTCCCCCGCGGTGCCCGCGATGGTCCTGCCCTTGAGGTCGGCGGGGGTGGAGATGTTCTCGGACGCGAAGAACTGCACGGAGGACGGGGTGGTCTGGAGGAAGACCCCGAGACTGCGCACCTTGACACCGGCGTCGACCCCGGCGAGCAGCGCGGGGGTGTCCGTCCAGCCGAAGTCGGTCTGGCCCGCGCCCGTGGCCTGGACCGTCTTCTGGGAGCCCTGACCGGCCCGGACGGTGAGGTCGATGCCGTGCTTCTCGAAGATCTTCTGCTGTCGGCCGTAGTAGAACGGCGCGTGCTCGCCGTAGGGGTACCAGTTGAGCGTCAGGGTCACCCGGTCCAGTTTCCGGCCCGACTCAGTGGTGGTGGTCCCACCGCCGTCGTCGCCGCACGCCGTCGCGGTCAGCAGCAGGGACAGGACGGATACCACGGACACCGCGGACGCCCTGGGCAGGGGACGCGGGGCGGAGGTACGGGATGCGCGGCCGGTGGGCGCTGAGCGCGCGGTCACGGTCATGGCGGGTCCTTCCCGTCGGCGTGGGGGGGGGTACGGGCCTCAGTAGGCGGTGGTGCCGGTCCGGGGGTCGCGGCGGCTGGCGTGCCACGGGAGCAGCAGCCGTTCGGCGGCCTCCACCAGGACGAAGAGGACGACGCCGATCAGGGACATCACCAGGAGCGCGGCGAAGAGCATCGGAGTGTCCAGATTTCCGTTGGCCTGGAGGATGACATAGCCGAGCCCTTCGTCGGCCCCGACGAACTCGCCGACGACGGCGCCGGTCACGGCGAGGGTGACGGCGACCTTGAGCCCGGAGAACAGATGCGGCAGCGAGGCGGGGAAACGTATCTTCACAAAGGTCTGCCAGGGTCTCGCCCCCATGGTCGCGGAGAGCTGGAGCATCTCCGGATCGACCGCCTTGAGCCCGGTCACCATGGAGATGACGACGGGGAAGAAGGCGATCAGCACCGCGATGAGGATCTTGGGCGCGATCCCGAAGCCGAGCCAGACCACGAAGAGCGGGGCGATGGCGATCTTGGGGATGACCTGGGCGAAGAGCAGGACCGGGTAGAGCGTCTTCTCGACGGTGGGCGAGGAGACCATGACCACGGCGGAGAGCACCCCGACGGCCACGGCGATCCCGAAGCCCAGCAGGGTCTCGTAGGTGGTGACCCAGGTGTGCCGCCAGAGGTGGTCGGCCTCGCCGGTGAGGACG
The nucleotide sequence above comes from Streptomyces clavuligerus. Encoded proteins:
- the hlmA gene encoding holothin acetyltransferase HlmA; the encoded protein is MNSHDAFTVSTATLEDWYQVAEWADGEGWNVGDGDVACFHPTDPAGFFIGRLGARPVAAVSIVNYDDRYAVLGHYLTDPEFRGRGYGLATWKAAFPHSGNRTVGLDAMPAQRANYETHGFKAAHDTVHFAGSPARPTGPVQGVAPVTPEHAEALAAYDRGCFPADRSGFVGRWLTAPGRTARVRLRDGAVAGYGVIRPAGRGHRIGPLFADTPEDAAALFDGLVGHFGPGEEVSLDIPGTHAASADLLTSRGLAAQFHTVRMYTGPVPETAEERVFAITTLELG
- a CDS encoding ABC transporter substrate-binding protein, giving the protein MTVTARSAPTGRASRTSAPRPLPRASAVSVVSVLSLLLTATACGDDGGGTTTTESGRKLDRVTLTLNWYPYGEHAPFYYGRQQKIFEKHGIDLTVRAGQGSQKTVQATGAGQTDFGWTDTPALLAGVDAGVKVRSLGVFLQTTPSSVQFFASENISTPADLKGRTIAGTAGDALSKTFPVFLERNGLSASDVTVQNTDPAGKIAAVLSGRTDGLLGYASDQGPTMQEKAGRKVGYLRFSEHGLTFYSNGLVAGERLISRRAGVARRMAAAVSESFAAAKKAPDDAVAAMAGASGQLPPAKVLKEQFATTLTLLNTPATRGRAPGVNTEADWRQTIDVFTRAGLVEKPGPVRAYWDGALAPRG
- a CDS encoding helix-turn-helix transcriptional regulator is translated as MPRPSTPDLRLPGGWYTTEELAALLRVDPSTLRRWRTARPPQGPPYVPLTGRVTLYSAADVELWLCERRIAPREGA
- a CDS encoding ABC transporter permease, producing the protein MSQSAAEGAPRDAPGAARRKGPTAGERLARAAGRSWRPAALLLVCCAAWWATAAAELVEPYLVPSPGATFDVLTGEADHLWRHTWVTTYETLLGFGIAVAVGVLSAVVMVSSPTVEKTLYPVLLFAQVIPKIAIAPLFVVWLGFGIAPKILIAVLIAFFPVVISMVTGLKAVDPEMLQLSATMGARPWQTFVKIRFPASLPHLFSGLKVAVTLAVTGAVVGEFVGADEGLGYVILQANGNLDTPMLFAALLVMSLIGVVLFVLVEAAERLLLPWHASRRDPRTGTTAY
- a CDS encoding ABC transporter ATP-binding protein, with the protein product MTRNGATGEGPAKGRAGGGASAGAVGIDGVEVRFRTRRREVTALTGVCLTVAAGEFLAIVGPSGCGKSTLLKLVAGLLRPTGGEVSLGGERVHGPRHDIGYVFQRAALLEWRSARRNILLQAEIRGMPKETARARAAELIAMTGLEGFEDAYPHELSGGMQQRVALCRALLHRPPVLLMDEPFGALDALTREQMNTELNRIWRETGTTVLLVTHSISEACALADRVVVMSPRPGTITEVVEVGLPVLREYAATVERPEFHTAAARVRALLGASSTGD
- a CDS encoding sugar phosphate isomerase/epimerase family protein; its protein translation is MDDGRVPPAGRGLPGRRAVLGTALGTAAALALPASPARAGAPVPAGGGCGRRRIPRSGIGMHLYTMRTALAADFAGTLARLAEIGYATVGVSGRHGHGAEAIRRMLDAAGLRAVLEHIGYDTLRGPALPQALADLRTLGARWPVVPSLPRAMHTPAGFREAAREFNRIGAASRAAGLGPLLFHNHGSDHEVVAGELLYDILLAETDPELVGFELDLYWAVKGRADPRTLFLRHPGRFPALHVKDMAPDGDIADVGSGVLDFPSMFATAADGGVRQWLVEHDRPADPFATALTSHRYLAALRY
- a CDS encoding ThuA domain-containing protein, which produces MTSRRRAAQWTPRTRRRDGTGRRVALAVAAVAALLAGLVGPGPAQARGTGAAAAFRVLVFSKVTNFAHASIPDGIAAIERLGAEHGFAVEATDDATVFGDASLARFQAVVFNNTNSTPASGALLDPEQRAALQRYVRGGGGWVGLHSASASERDWPWYEGLVGAIFDKHPPVQTGRIKVLDPVHPSTRGLPELWERTEEWYNWRTNPTGKVHTLAQIKVRDGITGLDEGVDHPWSWCQKYDGGRSWYTAGGHAPAAFREPGFLRHLLGGIRWAAGAEPGDCTASRTGAFQRTPLVTEDLADPFELAVAPDRRVFFIQRTGKLRVIDQRTLKVTTALDLAYTPDMTNQSDGLLGLALDPGFATNHRLYLLHSDRTEKRLNLSRFTVTGNTVDPASEKRLLTIPTWRGEGRANSHMAGSLAFDRAGRLHVATGDNTDPFASEGFAPLDERPGRRAWDAQATSANTDDLRGKILRIVPRDDGSYTIPEGNLFPPGTERTRPEIYAMGMRNPFRITTDPLSGALLVADYGPDARAAKPDRGPEGTVEYTRITGAGNYGWPYCVGDNTPFHDFDFATRTPGPAFDCARPVNDSPHSTGLRELPPAQPATVWYTYSASARFPELGTGGGGPMSGPVYDYDPANGYRTKFPESFEGRWLAFELTRKWFKSFSLQRNDQSFSDPRFPPVRAGDLHSINTIFADMKWNQPFEAEFGPEGALYVIDFGLGSGTGRGGSNEGAGIYRIDHVGDDRLPEARAAAAPDTGRTPLTVAFSSAGSGLADGRPVSYAWDFDGDGTTDSTEPHPTHVYRTKGAWTATLTVTGPGGLTGYAVREITAGNTRPEVVVERPARGGMFSFGDTVPFKVRVRDREDRRIDCSRVVVQSQLGHDSHLHPLDNHTGCRGEIRTDAGESHGPGQNLYYGISARYEDRGAPGAPPLTGSSALTLHPSFREAEHRTATGGEGGGTVTESRADASGGKRLGGIQHGDWVALDPVSLTGVRSVTVGASSGGPGGTVEFRAGAPDGPLLGSVAIPPTGGWGQLVSPTTPLRNPGGTVRLHAVFTRSEPPTGQGDLLALDWLRFNGPGVERRPAARVGIAAEPAGGGAPLTVALSGSVRPRPGRTIAAYHWDFGDNSRPAGPEGPTATHVYPRSGAYTVALTVTDDRGDTTTAQLPLRVD